Proteins encoded together in one Vigna angularis cultivar LongXiaoDou No.4 chromosome 5, ASM1680809v1, whole genome shotgun sequence window:
- the LOC108320255 gene encoding metal tolerance protein 10 isoform X2 — MSESGRRHGGGEQLLTEEASGDLLSLPWRLNVKEFQLPRQSHSHEHRDSPTYFTFHRLFRKPKKERKVAEYYKKQEKLLEGYNDMDSMTETGYFPGSLTEDEMKQLARSERLAVNVSNAANLVLFAAKVYTSIQSKSLAVIASTMDSLLDLLSGFILWFTAYAMRNPNQYHYPIGKKRMQPVGIIVFASVMATLGLQILIESGRQIITKSKPEMDSQELKWMIGIMASVTVVKFVLMIYCRRFKNEIVRAYAQDHFFDVITNSVGLVAAVLAVKYSWWIDPMGAIIIAVYTISTWAKTVIENVWSLIGRTAPPDFLAKLTYLIWNHHEEVKHIDTVRAYTFGAHYFVEVDIVLPEDMPLSQAHNIGETLQEKLEQLPQVERAFVHIDFEFTHRPEHKMMV, encoded by the exons ATGTCGGAGAGTGGCAGAAGACACGGCGGAGGCGAACAGCTCCTGACGGAGGAGGCCTCCGGAGATTTGTTATCACTGCCGTGGAGACTTAATGTGAAGGAGTTTCAGTTGCCACGCCAAAGTCACAGCCATGAGCACCGTGATAGCCCAACTTACTTCACTTTTCACCGTCTTTTTCGGAAACCCA AAAAGGAACGCAAGGTTGCAGAATACTACAAGAAACAGGAGAAGCTCCTTGAAGGGTATAATGACATGGATTCGATGACTGAAACGGGTTATTTCCCTGGAAGTCTCACTGAG GATGAAATGAAGCAATTAGCAAGAAGTGAGAGACTGGCAGTGAATGTGTCGAATGCTGCTAACTTGGTGCTATTTGCAGCAAAGGTTTACACTTCCATTCAGAGCAAATCATTAGCAGTCATTGCTTCCACCATGGATTCTCTCTTAGATCTCTTGTCTGGCTTCATATTGTGGTTCACTGCCTATGCCATGAGAAATCCAAACCAGTATCACTACCCCATTGGAAAGAAAAGGATGCAACCGGTG GGTATCATTGTTTTTGCATCTGTGATGGCAACCTTGGGATTGCAGATTCTGATTGAGTCTGGCAGACAAATCATTACGAAG TCTAAGCCTGAAATGGATTCCCAAGAGTTGAAATGGATGATCGGTATTATGGCATCTGTTACTGTAGTGAAGTTCGTACTCATGATCTACTGTCGAAGGTTTAAGAACGAAATTGTCAGAGCCTATGCACAAGATCATTTTTTTGATGTTATCACTAACTCAGTTGGATTAGTTGCTGCTGTGCTTGCTGTGAAGTACTCTTGGTGGATTGATCCAATGGGAGCTATTATT ATAGCTGTGTACACAATTAGCACATGGGCAAAGACAGTGATTGAGAATGTGTGGTCTCTTATTGGAAGAACAGCACCACCTGATTTTCTGGCAAAGTTGACATATCTGATATGGAATCACCATGAAGAGGTTAAGCACATAGACACTGTGAGAGCATACACCTTTGGTGCTCATTACTTTGTTGAAGTGGACATAGTGTTGCCAGAAGATATGCCTCTCAGTCAAGCACACAACATTGGTGAGACATTGCAGGAAAAATTGGAGCAACTTCCTCAAGTTGAAAGAGCCTTTGTTCACATTGATTTTGAGTTTACTCACAGACCTGAACATAAGATGATGGTATAA
- the LOC108320255 gene encoding metal tolerance protein 10 isoform X1 — translation MSESGRRHGGGEQLLTEEASGDLLSLPWRLNVKEFQLPRQSHSHEHRDSPTYFTFHRLFRKPTFVSEKERKVAEYYKKQEKLLEGYNDMDSMTETGYFPGSLTEDEMKQLARSERLAVNVSNAANLVLFAAKVYTSIQSKSLAVIASTMDSLLDLLSGFILWFTAYAMRNPNQYHYPIGKKRMQPVGIIVFASVMATLGLQILIESGRQIITKSKPEMDSQELKWMIGIMASVTVVKFVLMIYCRRFKNEIVRAYAQDHFFDVITNSVGLVAAVLAVKYSWWIDPMGAIIIAVYTISTWAKTVIENVWSLIGRTAPPDFLAKLTYLIWNHHEEVKHIDTVRAYTFGAHYFVEVDIVLPEDMPLSQAHNIGETLQEKLEQLPQVERAFVHIDFEFTHRPEHKMMV, via the exons ATGTCGGAGAGTGGCAGAAGACACGGCGGAGGCGAACAGCTCCTGACGGAGGAGGCCTCCGGAGATTTGTTATCACTGCCGTGGAGACTTAATGTGAAGGAGTTTCAGTTGCCACGCCAAAGTCACAGCCATGAGCACCGTGATAGCCCAACTTACTTCACTTTTCACCGTCTTTTTCGGAAACCCA CTTTTGTTTCAGAAAAGGAACGCAAGGTTGCAGAATACTACAAGAAACAGGAGAAGCTCCTTGAAGGGTATAATGACATGGATTCGATGACTGAAACGGGTTATTTCCCTGGAAGTCTCACTGAG GATGAAATGAAGCAATTAGCAAGAAGTGAGAGACTGGCAGTGAATGTGTCGAATGCTGCTAACTTGGTGCTATTTGCAGCAAAGGTTTACACTTCCATTCAGAGCAAATCATTAGCAGTCATTGCTTCCACCATGGATTCTCTCTTAGATCTCTTGTCTGGCTTCATATTGTGGTTCACTGCCTATGCCATGAGAAATCCAAACCAGTATCACTACCCCATTGGAAAGAAAAGGATGCAACCGGTG GGTATCATTGTTTTTGCATCTGTGATGGCAACCTTGGGATTGCAGATTCTGATTGAGTCTGGCAGACAAATCATTACGAAG TCTAAGCCTGAAATGGATTCCCAAGAGTTGAAATGGATGATCGGTATTATGGCATCTGTTACTGTAGTGAAGTTCGTACTCATGATCTACTGTCGAAGGTTTAAGAACGAAATTGTCAGAGCCTATGCACAAGATCATTTTTTTGATGTTATCACTAACTCAGTTGGATTAGTTGCTGCTGTGCTTGCTGTGAAGTACTCTTGGTGGATTGATCCAATGGGAGCTATTATT ATAGCTGTGTACACAATTAGCACATGGGCAAAGACAGTGATTGAGAATGTGTGGTCTCTTATTGGAAGAACAGCACCACCTGATTTTCTGGCAAAGTTGACATATCTGATATGGAATCACCATGAAGAGGTTAAGCACATAGACACTGTGAGAGCATACACCTTTGGTGCTCATTACTTTGTTGAAGTGGACATAGTGTTGCCAGAAGATATGCCTCTCAGTCAAGCACACAACATTGGTGAGACATTGCAGGAAAAATTGGAGCAACTTCCTCAAGTTGAAAGAGCCTTTGTTCACATTGATTTTGAGTTTACTCACAGACCTGAACATAAGATGATGGTATAA